A portion of the Krasilnikovia cinnamomea genome contains these proteins:
- a CDS encoding M20 family metallopeptidase yields MNLRDAAWQRHPAYLQRLGRLVNIDSGSRDVTGLHRVAGLLAAWTEKAGLQTRRIPLRDATGAPLGDAVLARIRGTGTRRVLLAAHLDTVFPPGTAASRPFRVDGGRAYGPGVCDDKGGVLAGLAAIESLLLCGRTSFGELVLLATPDEEIGSVGSRALLDRLARETDVALCLECARENGDLVSGRKGVADIKVTLRGRAAHAGIEPERGAHAALAAARLTIALQELNGRWPSVTVNVGVLQAGERANVVPEQATLVVDVRSDRTDAFEHALAAITAAAHEPRVPGVSAVVSVIAPTPPWEGSAGTDELIKLAKQVGTELDVPVQAAQTGGCADANLLAAAGVPVLDGLGPVGGDDHSAAEWLDLASVAPRVALLAGLVDTVAS; encoded by the coding sequence GTGAACCTGCGCGACGCGGCGTGGCAGCGCCATCCCGCGTACCTGCAACGGCTGGGCCGGCTCGTGAACATCGACTCGGGCAGCCGCGACGTGACGGGCCTGCACCGGGTCGCCGGCCTGCTGGCGGCCTGGACCGAGAAGGCCGGGCTGCAGACCCGTCGCATCCCCCTGCGCGACGCCACGGGCGCCCCGCTCGGCGACGCCGTCCTCGCCCGCATCCGCGGTACCGGCACGCGGCGAGTCCTGCTCGCCGCGCACCTCGACACGGTGTTCCCACCCGGCACCGCAGCCAGCCGTCCGTTCCGGGTGGACGGGGGCCGTGCATACGGTCCCGGGGTGTGCGACGACAAGGGCGGCGTGCTGGCCGGGCTGGCCGCGATCGAGAGTCTGCTGCTGTGCGGCCGTACCTCCTTCGGCGAACTCGTCCTGCTCGCCACGCCGGATGAGGAGATCGGCTCGGTGGGCAGCCGTGCGCTGCTCGACCGCCTCGCCCGCGAGACGGACGTCGCCCTGTGCCTCGAGTGCGCCCGCGAGAACGGCGATCTGGTGTCGGGCCGCAAGGGCGTCGCCGACATCAAGGTGACGCTGCGCGGGCGTGCCGCGCATGCGGGCATCGAGCCCGAACGTGGCGCCCACGCCGCACTGGCGGCCGCCCGCCTGACGATCGCCCTGCAGGAGCTCAACGGCCGCTGGCCGTCGGTCACCGTCAATGTCGGGGTGCTACAGGCCGGGGAGCGCGCCAACGTGGTGCCCGAACAGGCCACGCTCGTGGTCGACGTGCGTTCCGACCGGACCGACGCGTTCGAGCACGCGCTCGCGGCGATCACCGCAGCCGCCCATGAACCCCGCGTACCCGGCGTCTCGGCGGTCGTGTCGGTGATCGCCCCGACCCCGCCGTGGGAAGGCTCAGCCGGCACCGACGAGCTGATCAAGCTCGCCAAGCAGGTGGGGACCGAACTGGACGTTCCCGTGCAGGCCGCCCAGACCGGCGGGTGCGCCGACGCCAACCTGCTGGCCGCCGCCGGTGTCCCCGTGCTCGACGGACTCGGACCGGTCGGCGGCGACGACCACAGCGCCGCCGAGTGGCTGGACCTGGCTTCGGTGGCACCCCGGGTCGCCCTGCTCGCCGGGCTGGTGGACACCGTCGCCTCGTGA
- a CDS encoding amino acid ABC transporter ATP-binding protein gives MTTAMVHADGVRKRFGAHEVLRGIDLNVAPGQVCCLLGPSGSGKSTFLRCINHLETLDGGTLTVDGTPVGYRQHGGRLYALRPREVATRRREIGMVFQRFNLFGHLTVLQNITEAPVHVLREPVAQAREQAAVLLERVGLADKAGAYPAQLSGGQQQRVAIARALAMRPKLMLFDEPTSALDPELVGEVLDVMRDLAADGMTMIVVTHEMGFASQVADQVVFLDGGAVVETGTPAEVLGNPRSERTRAFLSKVL, from the coding sequence ATGACCACCGCGATGGTGCATGCCGACGGCGTGCGCAAACGCTTCGGCGCTCACGAGGTCCTGCGCGGCATCGACCTCAACGTCGCCCCCGGCCAGGTCTGCTGCCTGCTCGGACCCTCCGGCTCCGGCAAGTCGACGTTCCTGCGCTGCATCAACCACCTGGAGACCCTCGACGGCGGCACGCTGACGGTGGACGGAACCCCGGTCGGCTACCGACAGCACGGCGGACGACTGTACGCGCTGCGCCCGCGCGAGGTGGCGACCCGGCGGCGCGAGATCGGCATGGTCTTCCAGCGGTTCAACCTCTTCGGGCACCTGACCGTGCTGCAGAACATCACCGAGGCTCCCGTACACGTGTTGCGCGAACCGGTCGCACAGGCCCGCGAACAGGCGGCCGTCCTGCTGGAACGCGTCGGCCTGGCCGACAAGGCCGGGGCCTACCCGGCCCAGCTCTCCGGCGGGCAGCAGCAGCGGGTGGCCATCGCGCGCGCCCTGGCGATGCGGCCCAAGCTGATGCTGTTCGACGAGCCGACCTCCGCGCTGGACCCGGAACTGGTCGGCGAGGTCCTCGACGTCATGCGAGACCTGGCCGCCGACGGGATGACCATGATCGTGGTAACGCACGAGATGGGCTTCGCCAGCCAGGTGGCCGACCAGGTGGTGTTCCTCGACGGCGGCGCGGTCGTCGAGACCGGGACACCAGCCGAGGTCCTCGGCAACCCCCGCAGCGAACGCACCCGTGCGTTCCTGTCGAAGGTCCTGTGA
- a CDS encoding amino acid ABC transporter permease, which yields MEITSVRAVPVRHYGRWVTAAVLFAVAALFLVTLLRSPNLEPATIGSYLFKDYVLRGVGVTLALTGVAMVLGTAGAIVLAVLRLSANPVLRGFAWSFIWFFRGTPLLVQIIFWGFLGALFPRITVALPGLGAVFDQPTSVVISGTTAAVLALSLNEMAYAAEIVRGGLLAVDRGQTEAAHALGMPPGLTLRRIVLPQAMRVIIPPMGNETITMLKSTALVSVIAGRDLMTVVQGVYGGNYKVIPLLVVAALWYLALVSVLSVGQYFVERRFGRGVTNPREGLR from the coding sequence ATGGAGATCACGAGTGTGCGGGCCGTGCCGGTGCGCCACTATGGCCGCTGGGTGACCGCGGCGGTGCTGTTCGCGGTGGCGGCCCTGTTCCTCGTCACGCTGCTGCGCAGCCCCAATCTGGAACCGGCGACCATCGGCAGTTACCTGTTCAAGGACTACGTGCTGCGCGGCGTCGGCGTCACCTTGGCGCTCACCGGTGTCGCGATGGTCCTCGGCACCGCCGGGGCGATCGTGCTGGCCGTGCTGCGCCTGTCGGCCAACCCGGTACTGCGCGGCTTCGCGTGGAGTTTCATCTGGTTCTTCCGCGGTACGCCCCTGCTCGTACAGATCATCTTCTGGGGTTTCCTCGGCGCGCTGTTCCCCCGCATCACCGTGGCGCTGCCCGGGCTGGGCGCGGTGTTCGACCAGCCCACCAGCGTCGTCATCTCCGGAACCACGGCGGCGGTCCTGGCGCTGTCGCTCAACGAGATGGCCTACGCGGCCGAGATCGTCCGGGGCGGGTTGCTCGCCGTCGACCGGGGACAGACCGAAGCGGCACACGCCCTGGGCATGCCACCCGGGCTGACCCTGCGGCGCATCGTGCTGCCGCAGGCGATGCGGGTCATCATCCCGCCGATGGGCAACGAGACCATCACCATGCTGAAGTCGACCGCGCTGGTGTCGGTCATCGCCGGACGGGACCTCATGACCGTCGTGCAGGGCGTCTACGGCGGCAACTACAAGGTCATCCCGCTGCTGGTCGTCGCAGCGCTGTGGTACCTCGCCCTGGTCAGCGTGCTGTCGGTCGGGCAGTACTTCGTCGAACGCCGCTTCGGGCGAGGCGTGACCAACCCACGGGAGGGCCTGCGATGA